caagcatcagtcacaaagttgaagttacgcaggggttggatattccaacaagacgatgacccaaaacacagttggaaatctacaaaggcattcatgcacagggagaagtagaatgttctggaatggccgtcacagtccactgacttgaatatcatcgaaaatctatgggatgatttgaagcaggctgtccatcaaattgaactgaactggagagatttggtatgaagaatggtcaacaataccttcatccagaatcagacactcctcaaaggctacaggaggacagcgtctagaggacaagaGGAGcttcagctaagtattgatgtcatatctctgttggggggcccacatttatacacctgtctaattttgttatgatgcatatttcatattttctgttaatcccataaacttaatgtcactgctgaaatcctactgtgtccataaggcgtgtcagatattaaaaggaagttcagccaatgagaaacacatGTCCAAAGAAtgaagagggggtcccaaactttttcttctGACTGTACAAGCTTTCCACCTTGCTAATTACACGCCGAGTGCGTAGAAAGGCACCGACTTGTTTAAAGAGAGCGCAGCTGATTTGCGTTGAGGTGGGCCTGCGATTTGTTTGTAGTTAACAGTAAAGTGGCGGCCCGAGGCCTCCTTCAAACGCTGGCGGTGAGAGTGACATTCCAGCAGACCTGCCGATGTCCTCCCTCGCCTGCTCCACTGGACGAAGCTGACGACCAGATGTGTGCGTCTAGTGGCTGTCCGCAggggagatgatgatgatgatggtgggcTTCGAGAGGCAAACCTTCACCATCGGTGGTCATGTCGTAGAGGTAGTGGAGGATGTGAGATTACTGGGCCCTCGGGACACAGCCGAGCAGATGTGTCCGCCGTGTCTTTCTGAAATTGCTAAAGGAGTTCCGAGCGACTCTGAAAGTGTTTTATGAATGTCTTTGTTTTCAGGCCGACGCTCCAAACACTTGTCTTATCCCAGAGAGCGATGCCGTGGGAGTCACCGTTGTGCTGATCACCTGCACTTACCGTGGACAGGAGTTCATCCGGGTGGGGTACTACGTGAATAACGAGTACACGGACCCTGAGCTCCGAGAGAACCCTCCACTGAAGCCGGACTACACGCAGGTACGTGAGTGGAACTGCTGGTGAGGGAAGGCCTTCTGTTCACCGTTTGTGACCCCTGATCTGCGTGTCGAGTGTTTGGCAGCAGACCACCGCCTCTGAAAAGTTGGGGTCCTGTGGGGTCCTACCTTATTGTGGAGCTCCTCCTAATCAGGAATCCACTTGTGATCTCCTGACTGTGCGAGTGAAGGTGTGAATGTCTCGGGACGTTGCCTCTGTGCCACTGCTCAGATCTTTAGGCCAGTCGTGCCCATTGAGGGGCACTTCCAACAATCGCAGCGCCTTTAGTCTGCAGGGTATTAACGGATGGCAGCAAGTGCTGTGTTTGGGGGGCTGGAGAGTGGGACGTGGATGAGTGTGCACAGCCAGCAGTGAAGTGTGGTGGGAGCTCCCTGAAGGTTTGGAGTAAATGGTGAAATCCTCCTCTGGCCCAACTTCACATAACGCCTGGCCAAGGCCACCAAGAGAGCTGAGCTGTGCCACCCCCACCACCGAGTCCCGAGGCTGTCTGGGCGTGAGTGGAACAGAAGGCTGGCAGTGCGGGCCGTGGACCTGACGACTGATTCGGTTTGAATGACACAGGGTGGCGACGCCAGGCCTCGGCCTGCTTTAGTTCTGCTGCTTTTTGTGGTGCACTTGTTGATGTTCACTTGACAGAATTTCGGACACGTTGTGTCCTTCCTCTCCGATGATGGGCTGCCCGTCTCTCATTGtgctttcttttgtgttttcagcTCCAGAGGAACATCTTGGCTTCTAACCCTCGTGTCACCAGGTTTCACATCAACTGGGAAGGCAACATGGACAGGATGGAAGATGTGGAAAATGTCGACCCTGCCCCCCATGCCATGCTGCCTCCAAACTGCGCCCCTTCCAAGAGCGCTGGCCTGAGCATCCTGCCCGAGAACTCGATGGACTGCATGTAGGCGAGCCCCCCAAACACCCCCCCGGCCTGTCCTGGCACTGCCTTAACATCGACCCCGCTGAACGTTTGTCCAGGGCCTGGCAGCACTTTGGCTGTGCCCAACTCGCTGCTCACCTCCTCTCAAGTGGCCTGAACCCTCGGAGGTGACCGTATTCTGGAGTGCCTGTCACTTTGGGGGGTCcgaggtgtcatttttcttgttttcaaacCTCCTCATCAGTGAATTGTGTTGTCAAAAACCCCAGACGTCTGAGCACTTGGATTAGAAAGTGGCCTTTAGGACGCGGTGCTGGCACTTATGCCAAGGAATTCCCAAAGTCTTGTCCCTTATGGGTGGGTGGGTACACTTGAAGATTTTGTAACATAAACTAATGTGTACATAggatttattcttttgttttgttttgaataaacGGCTGAAGTTGCTTGTTTGACTTTTTCAGTCTCGGGGTGGCACAGCTTGGTCGATGTCACAAATGGGACCCTTTAGTTCTCTTCACACCTGGTCTTCGCTTGCTTTTAGTGCCACCACGTTATTTGGATGGCGATGTGAGGTCTCGTCTTTCACGTGCCCCCTTTATGGTGAGTTGACGATGGCAGCCTGCTGAAATGTCCTCCTGTAAAACATTCACCCGTTTCAGGGCAGGGTGGTCCTTCAAGAAGAGTTGAAAGTGAAGATGAGGTGCCTGCTAACTGAGCCGAGGGTCCTAACCCCTTTTTTGGGGTAAtttcacctttcttttttttgtttgtttttccattaCTGTCTCATCTGCtactattggggggggggggggggtcacttcAGTTATCTTCCTAACGAGAGGGGGTCCGTCATGTGCGGCGAAGTGTTGCCAGCATTAAAATGGCAAATCCTGAGATGGCGCACCAGTTAGCCTCATTCCTGCTCCCCTACCCATAAGGCCGCTGGTGTCCTGCACGTCATTCTGTGATGTCACTTTTTTTGGGGGGCTCCCTGACATCTTTACTTCTGCTCTCTACATGTGTTTGTGCTGTTGTGCCAACATGGCAGTTATCTGATCCAAAGTTGGCACAGTTATAAGGTACCTGAACTAGTACCGCACTAGCACTGAGGTGAGGCCCTGCAGTACAAGGGGAGGTGGAAGAAGACCCACCCAGACCAGCCGCAGCTCATCAGGGTGGGCTCGGGGGTCAAGTGGCACCTCGCTGTCCAATCTGCTCACCCAGGATACCATTAAGTGCCAGACCTTtcattccattttaaaaaaaaaacaaaatctcatcAGGGACCTCGTAGCCCCCCACGTCCAGCCGGGCACTCACACGAGCCCCCTGAAGGTAGACCACCACGTCGGGATGTCTGAACGAAGGTTCGCAGTTTAAAGAAACTGCAGGAAGTTTGGCGCGCCCTCCGAGTCATCTTGGACTGTGCCAGCAGCGGGCGAGCGTTTGGAGAATTGCAGGCTCCGCTTATCCTAACGACGTTGGTAATCCAGGGGGGCATCAGGACGGGAcgtgtggaggaggaggaggaatggcCGACGACAGCAGACACCACACCGTCGAGGACCCTCAAATTCGGGGGGACCCCCACTGATGTCCTACCACCCGGCTGAGTGGGCAGGTGGCGCATTCTCTTTCCACGTGTACTTCACTATAAGCAGCGCCAAGCAGCGAAGGACCACCGGTGCTGATCGACTGTGTCTGGCACTATACGAGTGACGTCTCTGGTAGCGGGTCCCCCCGCTCGTCTGCCTCTCTTCTTGTCCCTAACAGTCCGTATTGATGGTGCGGGCGGCCATTTTGTTTGACTCCCCGCCATCCTCCGTTGGGTATGCCCGCTCACGGGTTGGCCCACCGTCACTGGCTCACTCGTGACACACGTCTGCTTGGCTCCAGCACTCGGGGACAGTCCTGTCACCACAAACACAGAATGCACACTGCAGCTGACCACTCGACTCTTTAGGGATGGTGGGACCCCCCCCACTCAGCTTGTACCTGTCCATTTTGGGACCCGGCCGCCCTCTAGTGGTGCATTGCAGCAGAGCCCACGGTCTGTGGGGTCTCCTTGGTGTGCTGAGGCCTGGTGCTTAAGGAGGAGCCCACAGTGTCCCTTaccctgaaaggcgctatattataaAAAAGGTGGAGGTGAGGGGACACTTTGACAACATTCTCAGGGTTGAGGGGGAGTGACGGGAGGACGCAGTGTGAGAAGtggggtgaaaggcgctatatcacgtgttttgttttttttcttctaacgTGAGGGCCATCTGACAGACATGTGACATTGGTGCTCCCTGTGCTCGTCCCTCCGCCTCCCTCCTTATCCTCATCCCTGTTGACAGGATGGCACGGTCTCCAAGCAAGTCGTGTGACCAACAAGGAAGCCACccgagtgggtgtgtgtgtgtgggggggggccGTCCCATCCCAGTAAATCCTCACCTGTCatctcctccttccttcctgatGCGCCCGTCAGAATTTTTCCTGGATGCTCGTTGTTTTCTCCCCGGCCGGACAAAGGTCGTAGCCTCAGCGGCGGGTAGTGTCTGGTTTCAGCGCCGCGCCTCCGTCACTCTGCTATGTGCTCTCCGACGGCGGGCCACACTGAGCACGGACCTCCGACAGCAACGCCAATGCGACTGCCATCCGCCAAGGCCGAGGAGCAGGTGGCCGTCAAGCTCATGAAAGGTAAGGCGCACCTGGGGGGCACTTGGGGGGCTTCGCCTCACTCGGCCTCCTTGTTTCCAGGCCACGTCGGAGATAATTACAGAGCCGACACGTTCACGGGGCTGAGTTGCCAACAACACCTGCGGAGTGTTGCCTGACGACATGGTGTGGATACTGGGGGGGCAGAATAGAGTGGGGTACTGAGTGGCAACCAGAGGCGGGCACAAAGCAGTACATCAGGGGCTAAATTAGGGCAAGGGCACTAGAGTGGCATACAGACAGGAGAGGGGGGGAGAGTGGAGGTACATTGAAGGGGGGCCGAAATGAAGCAAAGCAGGGTGTTGAGCATGAGGTTAGAGTGGGTGACACAGGGACAAAGCGAGCGTGACAGAGTGTGACACATAGGGTAGCACACGGCCTTGGGAGATCCTGAGGGGCCCCAAGAAGGCCACAACAGAGCTAAGAGGGCAAATGGTGACAGGCAAGGGGCACACTACCACAGGGTGATATAAACGGGTACAGCAATGAAGGACATATGGGCATCAAAGGGCAAACTTGAGCAGGGTACACAGCAGACAAAGTAGGGCACTAGGGTGGCATACAGATGGGTGAATAGGAGGGGCATGGGGCATAATGGAGCAGAGGAGTGTGCCGAGTGGCACAGCAGGTACAGTGGGTGACACGGGACAAACAGAGCAGGACACATTGTGACATATAGGGGACA
The Erpetoichthys calabaricus chromosome 17, fErpCal1.3, whole genome shotgun sequence genome window above contains:
- the asf1bb gene encoding histone chaperone asf1b-B; the encoded protein is MAKVQVLNVAVLDNPSPFGNPFQFEITFECMEDLPEDLEWKIIYVGSAESEEYDQTLDSVLVGPVPAGRHMFVFQADAPNTCLIPESDAVGVTVVLITCTYRGQEFIRVGYYVNNEYTDPELRENPPLKPDYTQLQRNILASNPRVTRFHINWEGNMDRMEDVENVDPAPHAMLPPNCAPSKSAGLSILPENSMDCM